One genomic segment of Besnoitia besnoiti strain Bb-Ger1 chromosome VII, whole genome shotgun sequence includes these proteins:
- a CDS encoding hypothetical protein (encoded by transcript BESB_079180) translates to MWQLGVVFAAVASLSGAAGDALVRLSFVLEERRAAGSEGGEPQETEQRAGARSQALDAEEGEARGNEGSAKERSQARRGDAFGGGEGREALASARQGKRPLYRRPLWLLGTCLGTVINSLLSIISLDFASAAVVTPFAGLHIFWNVILSRLFLEERVSPQHYVGSALILVGLLLVLCFGVRTPPPLSLEALLRLYSQKTCVLYFCISTLAIGFCIYVAIWGRDLPQGGAPPRSASRRARRDSKRGGGIELSVLGAPARAASFSPSACRPGAKQQREIRMSRRDEDCEHKGLLCAAAARERSSWQTGQAECEESLGGGQGASKAGEKTSGKPAGKVPDDSKREEREMTRNRAVGGTGDTEMTLVGSKAREIRVSAESATQWRAGKEESSGGAFAGLQAQLGGERRRSEEKTTSSLPLFFPVGLRRLCTAAVSGLCGGNTNVLMEHVMKVWHEETLHNVMHPKFFLLLSLLASMAVGQLLFLNISLARYEALYVVPTTMSTLIVSSCLAEIALFIHVVHLSQREFLLFAGGCFSIVVGITVLSAADIERKEADAAGADTTADVNEEEDGFDDLSTSLRSFSSRTSAKIGVLCHRPATGEGGAWGSRRRNRGYEHLVVPPYAFDESDDDRKQTRGEEARLESEEFEASQFPGEPRDDAQDGERESEESFSSCNQGSASSDGASRGTATPRRSSSDDQEGAFCEAEEESDAVAQSPPAAVAPSPPRTPDLLAQGLFFSEGPLGGSKGQFSGERSDTPRSSLSSLRLEDVHVVAAALDAAADRRNGF, encoded by the exons ATGTGGCAACTCGGGGTGGTTTTTGCAGCAgtcgcgtcgctgtcgggcgctgccggcgacgcgctcgtGCGGCTCTCCTTCGTTCtggaggagcgacgcgctgcaggcagTGAAGGCGGCGAACCCCAGGAGActgagcagcgcgcgggcgcccgcaGTCAGGCTCTGGatgcggaagaaggcgaagcccgGGGCAATGAAGGCAGCGCAAAAGAGCGGTCacaagcgaggcgaggcgacgcatttggcggaggagaaggcagagaggcgctcgccagcgcccgccAAGGCAAGCGCCCTCTGTATCGTCGCCCGCTGTGGCTCCTGGGCACCTGCCTCGGCACGGTCATCAACTCCCTTCTGTCGATCATTAGCCTCGActtcgcgagcgccgcagtcgTCACGCCATTCGCAGGTCTCCACATCTTTTGGAACGTCATCTTGTCGCGGCTCTTTTTGGAG GAGCGCGTCTCGCCCCAGCACTACGTGGGCAGCGCCTTGATTCTCGTGGGGCTTCTGCTCGTGCTGTGTTTCGGCGTGCGGACGCCTCCCCCGCTTTCGCTGGAAGCCCTCCTGCGTCTCTACTCGCAGAAGACATGCGTGTTGTACTTTTGCATTTCGACCTTGGCAATCGGCTTCTGCATCTACGTGGCGATTTGGGGTCGGGACTTGCCtcaaggcggcgcgccgcctcggtctgcttcgcgccgagCCCGAAGAGACAGCAAGCGAGGCGGGGGAATCGAGCTGTCCGTGCTCGGGGCTCCtgcacgcgccgcgtccttctctccctcggcgtGCCGCCCAGGCGCCAAGCAGCAAAGAGAGATCCGCATGtcgcggcgagacgaggaCTGCGAACATAAGGGCCTCttgtgcgcggcggcggcgcgcgaaaggAGCTCGTGGCAGACAGGGCAGGCGGAGTGCGAGGAGAGCCTCGGCGGAGGGCAGGGCGCCTCGAAGgccggcgagaagacgagcggAAAGCCCGCCGGCAAGGTCCCGGACGActcgaagcgcgaggagagggagatgACTCGAAACAGGGCGGTGGGGGGCACTGGAGACACCGAGATGACTCTCGTGGGTTCCAAAGCGAGGGAGATTCGCGTCTCAGCCGAGAGCGCGACGCAGTGGAGAGCCGGGAAGGAAGAAtcgagcggaggcgcgtttGCAGGTCTGCAAGCGCAGCtaggcggagagaggagacgaagcgaggAAAAGACCACTTCGTCCTTACCGTTATTCTTTCCAGTcggcctcaggcgcctctgcactGCGGCCGTCAGTGGACTCTGCGGAGGAAACACAAACGTCCTTATGGAGCACGTGATGAAG GTCTGGCACGAAGAGACGCTGCACAACGTGATGCACCCGAAGTTCTTTCTCTTGCTTTCCTTGCTCGCCAGCATGGCGGTTGGGCAGCTTCTCTTCCTCAACATCAGCCTCGCGCGTTACGAGGCGCTCTATGTG GTCCCGACGACTATGAGCACGCTTATCGTGAGCAGCTGCCTGGCAGAGATTGCGCTGTTCATCCACGTCGTCCATCTGTCGCAGCGCGagttccttctcttcgctggGGGCTGCTTTTCCATCGTTGTCG GAATCACAGTCCTATCTGCCGCAGACATTGAAAGAAAGGAAGCAGatgcggccggcgcggacaCCACTGCAGACGTgaacgaagaggaagacgggtTCGACGATTTATCAACTTCTCTACGCTCCTTCAG ctcgcgcacGAGTGCGAAGATCGGCGTTCTCTGCCACCGGCCGGCgaccggcgagggcggcgcgtgggGTTCGAGGCGACGGAACCGCGGCTACGAGCACCTGGTGGTCCCGCCGTATGCCTtcgacgagagcgacgacgaccggaagcagacgcgcggcgaggaagcgaggctggagagcgaggagtTCGAGGCCTCGCAATTCCCCGGCGAGCCGAgggacgacgcgcaggacggagagcgggagagcgaagagagctTTTCTTCGTGCAATCAGGGATCCGCTTCGTCCGATGGAGCGAGTAGGGgcacggcgacgccgcgacgctccTCCTCGGATGACCAAGAGGGCGCCTTTTGtgaagctgaagaagagagcgacgcggtcgcgcagtcgccgcctgccgcggtcgcgccgtcgccgccgcggacgccagaTCTCTTGGCCCAAGGGCTGTTCTTCTCGGAAGGGCCCTTGGGGGGGAGCAAAGGGCAGTTCTCCGGGGAACGCAGCGACACTCCGCggtcttcgctctcgtcgctgcgcctcgaggatGTGCACGTTGTGGCGGCCGCGCtagacgcagcagctgacCGCAGGAACGGCTTCTGA